Below is a genomic region from Triticum dicoccoides isolate Atlit2015 ecotype Zavitan chromosome 5A, WEW_v2.0, whole genome shotgun sequence.
ATGACAAAAAGGGAAGTGTCCACACTAAACCACATAAAAGTTGAATTGCATGATTCAAGTAACAAAACCAATTTTCCTGGATGACCGGTAGTTTTCAGTTAGTTATCTTTCACCGAAATGTGATGTAGAGTATATTTCTTCATCACACTGATTTACTTGACACGAGAACAAGAGTGGTAACTAATCATGGTTTCATGGACGCTGGTGGTGAACGATGAGCGCAGGTGGCGTGACCTCCATGGACGACTTCTTGATCAAGTTCTTCCCGGACGTGTACAACCGGAAGCACGCACACCTGCACGAGACGGACTACTGCAAGTACGACAACCAGGTGCTGACGCTCTTCACCTCCTCGCTCTACTTCGCCGGCCTGGTGTCCACCTTCGGGGCCTCCTACGTGACCAAGCGCCACGGCCGGCGCGGCAGCATCATGGTGGGCGCCGTCAGCTTCTTCCTGGGCGGCGCCGTCAACGCCGCCGCCGTCAACGTGGCCATGCTCATCGTCGGCCGCGTCCTCCTCGGCGTCGGCATCGGCTTCGGCAACCAGGCCGTGCCGCTCTACCTGTCGGAGATCGCGCCCTTCAGGATCCGCGGCGCCGTGAACCAGCTCTTCCAGCTCACCACCTGCCTCGGCATCCTCGTCGCCAACGTCATCAACTACTTCACCGACCGGATCCACCCGTGGGGGTGGCGCCTCTCGCTGGGCCTCGCCGTGGTGCCCGCCACCGCCATCTTCGTCGGCGCGCTGTTCCTGCCGGAGACGCCCAACAGCCTGGTGGAGCGCGGGCGGCTGGAGGAGGCCCGGCGCGTGCTGGAGAAGGTGCGCGGGACGCACAAGGTGGACGCCGAGTTCGAGGACCTCAAggaggcgagcgaggcggcgcGGGCGGTGCGCGGCACGTTCCGGAACCTGCTGGCCGTGCGGAACCGGCCGCAGCTCATCATCGGCGCGCTGGGCATCCCGGCGTTCCAGCAGCTGTCGGGGATGAACTCCATCCTCTTCTACTCGCCGGTCATCTTCCAGAGCCTCGGGTTCGGCTCCTCGGCGGCGCTCTACTCGTCCATCATCACGGGGTCGATGCTGGTGGTGGGCGCGCTGGTGTCCATGGTGGTGGTGGACCGGCTGGGGCGGCGGGTGCTCTTCATGGAGGCCGGGGCGCAGATGATCGCGTCCATGGTGGTGGTGGCGACGATCCTGGCGCTCAAGTTCGGGCACGGGGAGGAGCTGTCCAAGGGCgtgagcacggtgctggtggtggcCATCTGCTTGTTCGTGGTGGCGTACGGGTGGTCGTGGGGGCCGCTGGGGTGGCTGGTGCCCAGCGAGCTGTTCCCGCTGGAGATGCGGTCGGCGGGGCAGAGCGTGGTGGTGTGCGTcaacctcttctggacggcggcggtggcgcagtGCTTCCTGGCGGCCATGTGCCACCTCCGGTGGGGGGTGTTCATCCTCTTCGCGGCGCTCATCGTGGTCATGTCCGTCTTCGTCGTCCTGCTGCTGCCGGAGACGAAGCAGGTGCCCATCGAGGAGATCTGGCTGCTCTTCGACAAGCACTGGTACTGGAAGCGGGTCGTCACCAAGGACCCCAAGTACCAGGGCCACCACCACCGCCAGgagatggccgccgccgccgccggtgccgTCAAGCCCGTCGTTACGTCGGAATAGATCGATCCATGATGCGTGTTTCGATAAGATTTACATTACAATGCAGGTGCATAGGTCGTGCTATAGGAACTGCATGTGTGTGTTAACTTGTCCAAGACCTCGTGTTCCTAATTACGTCTTAGTAATCTTATTACGAATTCGATTAGGATTCGGTCTGTCGGAAGGTGTAACTGGTGGCGGAGGTCAGGTGCAAAAGCATGCAAGTTTACGTGTGACATTACGTTGTGCTCTCGTCTCGCTATGATGCACTGAGAATGTGTGTGTTGTCTCGTTCTGAATGTCATGGTAACGTAATGATCATACCTTCATCTTGAGATATAGTATGTACTACTGTATTAGTATATCTTATCTGAACACGACTACAGATTTTATCTGGTTTGCAGTCAAAGCGGCGCGATTATCTTGGACCGTT
It encodes:
- the LOC119301293 gene encoding sugar transport protein 14-like, producing MAGGFAGVEAGGGRAEQYEGRITPYFILACIVGSFGGSLFGYDLGVSSGVTSMDDFLIKFFPDVYNRKHAHLHETDYCKYDNQVLTLFTSSLYFAGLVSTFGASYVTKRHGRRGSIMVGAVSFFLGGAVNAAAVNVAMLIVGRVLLGVGIGFGNQAVPLYLSEIAPFRIRGAVNQLFQLTTCLGILVANVINYFTDRIHPWGWRLSLGLAVVPATAIFVGALFLPETPNSLVERGRLEEARRVLEKVRGTHKVDAEFEDLKEASEAARAVRGTFRNLLAVRNRPQLIIGALGIPAFQQLSGMNSILFYSPVIFQSLGFGSSAALYSSIITGSMLVVGALVSMVVVDRLGRRVLFMEAGAQMIASMVVVATILALKFGHGEELSKGVSTVLVVAICLFVVAYGWSWGPLGWLVPSELFPLEMRSAGQSVVVCVNLFWTAAVAQCFLAAMCHLRWGVFILFAALIVVMSVFVVLLLPETKQVPIEEIWLLFDKHWYWKRVVTKDPKYQGHHHRQEMAAAAAGAVKPVVTSE